A region from the Acidiferrobacter sp. SPIII_3 genome encodes:
- a CDS encoding RlmE family RNA methyltransferase gives MARNRWMDEHFADPYVKRAQAEGYRSRAAYKLMEIDARDRLIRPGSVVADLGSAPGGFAQYAARRLGPAGRIVAVDVLPMDPLPGVVFIQGDFTDPDCYEAVRRALGDRVDLVISDMAPNISGVGASDQARAMGLAEIALDFAISCLTRDGSCLIKVFQGAGFPELLADMRHRFQRVATRKPPASRPRSPEVYLLGTGLRPVVSGPES, from the coding sequence ATGGCCCGCAACCGCTGGATGGATGAGCACTTCGCCGACCCCTATGTGAAACGCGCGCAGGCCGAGGGCTACCGTTCACGGGCGGCCTACAAACTCATGGAGATCGATGCCCGCGACCGTCTCATCCGTCCGGGTTCGGTGGTCGCGGATCTCGGGAGCGCCCCCGGGGGGTTTGCGCAATACGCGGCGCGCCGTCTGGGGCCTGCGGGACGCATCGTGGCGGTCGATGTCTTGCCCATGGACCCCTTGCCCGGGGTGGTGTTCATTCAGGGGGATTTCACCGACCCCGACTGCTATGAGGCGGTACGCCGCGCGCTCGGGGACCGGGTGGACCTTGTAATTTCCGACATGGCCCCCAATATAAGTGGCGTGGGGGCGTCTGACCAGGCGCGCGCCATGGGGCTTGCCGAGATCGCGCTCGATTTTGCCATCTCGTGCTTGACCCGGGACGGTAGTTGTCTTATTAAGGTTTTTCAGGGTGCCGGATTCCCGGAGCTTTTGGCCGACATGCGGCACCGTTTTCAACGGGTGGCCACGCGCAAACCGCCGGCGTCGCGCCCCCGCAGCCCCGAGGTTTACCTCCTCGGTACCGGGTTACGGCCTGTTGTGTCGGGACCGGAGTCGTAG
- a CDS encoding DsrE family protein — translation MGDKRTFNPSRRRVIVAAGGVAAAMGSGAAFAGSADSLDLTFPGQKATHHIVYQLNQADHGYQQHILSSVQALLRRYGSSIHIVVTCFAEGISVVLKKPVRPVARGIRAGVASLHDYGVEFHGCGNTLRTLKLTKSALLPLATYVPMGAADLMELQHKGYAYIAW, via the coding sequence ATGGGGGACAAACGCACGTTCAATCCATCGCGCCGGCGCGTCATTGTCGCCGCCGGCGGGGTGGCCGCGGCCATGGGCTCGGGCGCGGCCTTTGCCGGTTCCGCGGACAGTCTCGATCTGACCTTTCCGGGCCAGAAGGCCACCCACCATATCGTCTACCAGCTGAACCAGGCGGATCATGGCTACCAGCAGCATATCTTGTCGTCGGTACAGGCCTTGCTGCGGCGTTATGGGAGCTCGATCCATATCGTGGTAACCTGTTTTGCCGAAGGCATCAGCGTGGTCTTGAAAAAGCCCGTCCGGCCGGTGGCGAGGGGCATCCGCGCCGGGGTGGCGAGCCTTCATGACTACGGTGTGGAGTTTCACGGCTGCGGCAATACCCTGCGGACATTGAAGTTGACGAAATCCGCATTGCTGCCGCTTGCCACCTATGTGCCCATGGGCGCCGCGGACCTGATGGAGCTCCAGCATAAGGGGTACGCCTATATTGCCTGGTAG
- a CDS encoding DUF4149 domain-containing protein gives MPSPAAGLARVAAVLWMGSLWTVAGVVPLLFWRLPQAVAGGLAGDLFAAGQGLGLILGGIVAGAVPAGRWRRLARIAWGLDGIFALLILPIMAMLRATPHFGPGSPSWGPFMALHVVSTTVYLAEGVLGLMVVARAL, from the coding sequence GTGCCATCGCCCGCGGCCGGCCTTGCGCGGGTCGCGGCGGTCTTGTGGATGGGCAGCCTGTGGACGGTCGCGGGCGTCGTGCCTTTGTTGTTCTGGCGCCTGCCGCAGGCGGTCGCGGGCGGGCTTGCGGGCGACCTGTTTGCCGCCGGTCAGGGCCTCGGTCTTATCCTCGGCGGGATCGTGGCCGGCGCCGTGCCGGCGGGCCGCTGGCGGCGTCTGGCGCGTATCGCATGGGGGCTGGACGGGATCTTTGCGCTGCTCATCCTGCCGATCATGGCGATGCTGCGCGCCACCCCGCATTTTGGGCCGGGGAGCCCGTCCTGGGGGCCGTTCATGGCCTTGCATGTCGTCTCCACGACCGTCTACCTCGCGGAGGGCGTCTTGGGGCTTATGGTCGTGGCCCGCGCCCTGTGA
- the carA gene encoding glutamine-hydrolyzing carbamoyl-phosphate synthase small subunit, whose translation MTRFPGGSGEERLPLLYVNPEAGGTVAQPALLALADGTVFVGESIGAAGASQGEVVFNTAMTGYQEILSDPSYASQIVTLTYPHIGNTGVNDDDMEAAAVHAAGLVVRDAPACYSNYRGTGDLRGFLQQRGVVAIAGIDTRALTRRLREKGAQNAVILAGDRAGDQAAAVALARAFPGLDGLDLAKSVSTPRSYVWEEGLWETKGPPARYHVVAYDFGVKRNILRSLAHAGCRVTVVPAQTPAAQALALRPDGVFLSNGPGDPKACGYAIDATQELVASGVPLFGICLGHQLLGLALGGRTVKMKFGHHGANHPVLDIDSGRVLITSQNHGFAVDEASLPGCLRVTHRSLFDGSVQGLIHADRPVFSFQGHPEASPGPHDVWPLFARFTALMDAAQNGVARS comes from the coding sequence ATGACTCGTTTTCCGGGCGGGAGCGGCGAAGAGCGGCTCCCGCTTTTGTATGTAAACCCTGAGGCGGGAGGTACCGTGGCGCAACCGGCATTGCTTGCTCTCGCCGACGGCACAGTGTTCGTCGGGGAGTCTATCGGGGCCGCGGGGGCGTCCCAGGGCGAAGTCGTGTTCAATACCGCCATGACCGGCTACCAGGAGATCCTCTCGGACCCCTCATACGCCAGCCAGATCGTCACGCTGACCTACCCGCACATCGGAAACACCGGCGTCAACGACGACGACATGGAGGCGGCGGCCGTCCACGCCGCCGGCCTTGTCGTGCGCGACGCGCCGGCCTGCTACAGCAATTACCGTGGCACGGGAGACCTGCGGGGCTTCTTGCAACAGCGCGGGGTGGTGGCCATAGCCGGCATCGACACACGCGCGCTCACGCGCCGGCTGCGCGAGAAGGGTGCGCAGAACGCGGTCATACTGGCCGGCGACAGGGCCGGTGATCAGGCGGCGGCGGTGGCTTTGGCGCGCGCCTTTCCCGGCCTCGACGGGCTCGATCTCGCCAAGAGTGTGTCGACGCCGCGGTCCTATGTCTGGGAGGAGGGGCTCTGGGAGACCAAGGGCCCGCCGGCACGCTACCACGTGGTGGCTTATGATTTCGGGGTCAAGCGCAACATCCTGCGCAGTCTGGCGCACGCCGGTTGCCGCGTCACGGTGGTGCCGGCGCAGACCCCGGCCGCGCAGGCGCTCGCCTTGCGGCCCGACGGCGTGTTTCTCTCGAACGGGCCGGGTGACCCCAAGGCCTGCGGCTATGCCATCGACGCCACGCAGGAGCTTGTGGCCTCGGGCGTGCCGCTTTTCGGGATCTGTCTCGGTCACCAGCTGCTGGGGCTTGCCCTGGGCGGGCGCACCGTAAAGATGAAGTTCGGCCACCATGGCGCCAATCACCCGGTGCTCGACATCGACTCCGGCCGTGTCTTGATCACGAGCCAGAACCATGGTTTCGCGGTCGACGAGGCGAGCCTGCCTGGTTGTCTGCGCGTGACGCACCGCTCGCTGTTCGACGGCTCGGTCCAGGGGTTGATCCATGCCGATCGACCGGTGTTTTCCTTTCAGGGGCACCCCGAGGCGAGTCCCGGGCCCCATGACGTCTGGCCGCTTTTTGCGCGCTTCACGGCGCTCATGGATGCGGCGCAAAACGGGGTGGCGAGGTCCTGA
- the greA gene encoding transcription elongation factor GreA codes for MIKVPLTVSGAEKLKQELHRLKTVERPRIIQAIAEARAHGDLSENAEYHAAKEQQSFIEGRISDVETKLGHAQIIDPLTVNAQGRVVFGATVNLFEEDGQREVTYQIVGDDEADIQDGKISISSPIARALIGKESGDIVEVCVPDGTRQYEILDIRYI; via the coding sequence ATGATTAAAGTTCCTCTCACGGTAAGCGGCGCCGAGAAGCTAAAGCAGGAGCTGCACCGTCTGAAGACCGTCGAGCGGCCGCGCATCATACAGGCGATCGCGGAGGCGCGGGCGCACGGCGATTTATCGGAAAACGCGGAATACCATGCGGCCAAGGAACAGCAAAGCTTCATCGAGGGGCGGATAAGCGATGTCGAGACCAAGCTTGGCCATGCCCAGATCATCGATCCGCTGACCGTCAATGCCCAAGGTCGCGTGGTGTTTGGTGCGACCGTGAACCTTTTCGAGGAGGATGGGCAGCGCGAGGTCACCTACCAGATCGTCGGCGACGACGAGGCGGATATCCAGGACGGGAAGATATCGATCAGTTCCCCGATCGCGCGCGCTTTGATCGGCAAGGAGAGTGGCGATATCGTGGAGGTATGCGTCCCGGATGGCACCCGCCAGTATGAGATCCTCGACATCCGCTACATCTGA
- the ftsH gene encoding ATP-dependent zinc metalloprotease FtsH: MNNLAKNLLLWLIIAIVLMSVFNSFGNHHPAVRSIAFSQFINHVKQGQVGGVVIKGHDITGITKTGQRFQTYAPTDSGLVSQLLNNGVSVDAKPPAQQSLLLQIFINWFPLLLFVGVWIFFMRQMQGGGGGRSAMSFGKSKARMLTEDTNKVTFEDVAGVEEAKEEVKELVEFLRDPTKFQKLGGRIPRGVLMTGSPGTGKTLLAKAIAGEAKVPFFSISGSDFVEMFVGVGASRVRDMFDQAKKHAPCIIFIDEIDAVGRQRGAGLGGGHDEREQTLNQLLVEMDGFEGSEGVIVIAATNRPDVLDPALLRPGRFDRQVFVPLPDIRGREQIIRIHMRKVPVSDDVVPSILARGTPGFSGADLANLVNEAALFAARANKRLVEMQDFELAKDKIVMGAERRSIVMPEKERVNTAYHESGHTVVARLLPNTDPVHKVTIIPRGRALGVTMQLPTEDRYSHDREYLLSTIAVLMAGRIAEEVFMHQMTTGAANDFERATELARNMVSRWGMSDRLGTRVYGENQSEVFLGRDVTTHKNLSDATAQLVDAEIRRIVDEQYGRARRIIETNKDKVEMMAGMLLEWETLETDQINDIMEGRKPRPPYGFNDSNTTTPGGDSSEPKAADRARVKPRMDTPAGESR; encoded by the coding sequence TTGAATAATCTCGCAAAGAATCTGCTTCTATGGCTCATCATCGCCATAGTGCTGATGTCGGTCTTCAACAGCTTCGGCAACCATCACCCGGCGGTCCGGTCCATCGCCTTCTCGCAATTCATCAACCATGTCAAGCAGGGGCAGGTGGGTGGCGTCGTTATCAAGGGCCATGACATCACCGGGATCACGAAGACCGGCCAGCGCTTTCAGACCTACGCGCCGACCGATTCGGGACTGGTGAGTCAGCTCCTGAATAATGGCGTAAGCGTGGATGCCAAGCCGCCTGCGCAGCAGTCCCTGTTGCTGCAGATCTTCATCAACTGGTTCCCGTTGCTGCTGTTCGTCGGGGTATGGATATTCTTCATGCGCCAGATGCAGGGCGGTGGGGGCGGTCGCAGCGCCATGAGCTTTGGCAAGAGTAAGGCGCGCATGTTGACGGAAGACACCAATAAAGTCACCTTTGAGGACGTCGCCGGCGTCGAAGAGGCCAAGGAAGAGGTCAAGGAGCTCGTCGAGTTCCTGCGCGACCCGACCAAGTTCCAGAAGCTCGGCGGACGCATCCCGCGCGGCGTGCTCATGACCGGCAGCCCGGGCACCGGCAAGACCTTGCTCGCCAAGGCCATTGCCGGCGAGGCCAAGGTGCCGTTCTTCTCGATCTCCGGCTCCGACTTCGTGGAGATGTTCGTGGGCGTGGGCGCCTCGCGCGTGCGCGACATGTTCGATCAGGCCAAGAAGCACGCCCCGTGCATCATCTTCATAGACGAAATCGATGCCGTTGGCCGCCAGCGCGGCGCGGGTCTCGGTGGCGGTCATGACGAGCGCGAGCAGACCCTAAACCAGCTGCTGGTCGAGATGGATGGTTTCGAGGGCAGCGAGGGCGTGATCGTGATCGCCGCCACCAACCGGCCCGATGTTCTTGACCCGGCGCTCCTGCGTCCCGGACGGTTCGACCGTCAGGTGTTCGTGCCGCTGCCGGATATCCGCGGACGCGAGCAGATCATCCGCATCCATATGCGCAAGGTGCCGGTCTCGGATGATGTGGTGCCGAGTATCCTGGCGCGCGGCACCCCCGGTTTCTCCGGCGCCGATCTCGCCAATCTCGTGAATGAGGCGGCGCTGTTTGCGGCCCGCGCCAACAAGCGCCTGGTGGAGATGCAGGACTTCGAGCTTGCCAAGGACAAGATCGTCATGGGCGCCGAGCGCCGTTCCATCGTCATGCCCGAAAAGGAACGCGTCAACACCGCCTACCATGAATCGGGCCATACCGTGGTCGCGCGTCTATTGCCCAACACCGATCCCGTGCACAAGGTGACCATCATCCCCCGTGGACGGGCGCTCGGGGTGACGATGCAGCTGCCCACCGAGGACCGCTACAGCCATGACCGCGAGTATCTGCTGTCGACCATCGCCGTGCTCATGGCCGGGCGTATCGCCGAGGAGGTGTTCATGCATCAGATGACCACCGGGGCCGCGAACGATTTCGAGCGGGCCACCGAGCTTGCGCGCAACATGGTGAGCCGCTGGGGCATGAGCGACCGGCTCGGCACGCGTGTCTATGGCGAGAATCAGAGCGAGGTCTTTCTCGGGCGCGATGTGACCACCCACAAGAACCTGAGCGATGCCACGGCGCAGCTTGTGGATGCCGAGATACGGCGCATCGTCGACGAACAGTACGGCCGCGCGCGGCGCATCATCGAGACCAACAAGGACAAGGTGGAGATGATGGCAGGCATGTTGCTCGAGTGGGAGACCCTCGAGACGGATCAGATCAACGACATCATGGAAGGCCGTAAGCCGCGTCCACCCTACGGCTTCAACGATAGCAATACCACCACCCCGGGGGGCGACAGCAGTGAGCCCAAGGCCGCCGACCGGGCGCGCGTGAAGCCGCGCATGGATACGCCGGCCGGGGAATCGCGGTAG
- the carB gene encoding carbamoyl-phosphate synthase large subunit, whose translation MPRRDDIKSVLIIGAGPIVIGQGCEFDYSGTQACRALKEEGLRVILVNSNPATIMTDPDLADATYIEPINWRVVERIIAKERPDALLPTMGGQTALNCALDLDREGVLERYGVRMIGASKAAIDKAEDRELFKKAMESIGLGVAKGAIAHSLEEALQVHALVGFPAIIRPSFTLGGSGGGIAYNREEFVQLCERGLDASPTRELLIEESIIGWKEFEMEVVRDRLDNCIIVCAIENIDPMGVHTGDSITVAPAQTLTDKEYQRMRDASIAVLREIGVETGGSNVQFAINPKTGQMIVIEMNPRVSRSSALASKATGFPIAKIATKLAIGYTLDELRNEITGKATPASFEPSVDYVVTKIPRFTFEKFPKADPTLTTQMKSVGEAMAIGRTFQESLQKAMRSLEIGSYGFEPRVDRAGDQKTIRDRLVQELKVPGAERLWYVADALRAGFTVEEVHDLTRIDPWFVAQIAEIVRTEGEIEQRGASGALVEADGPRMRDWKRRGFSDCRIAVLLGQDEDAVRAFRHAHGIRPVYKRVDSCAAEFASATAYMYSTYEAECEAGPEDRAKVIVLGSGPNRIGQGIEFDYCCVHASVALRESGYQTIMVNCNPETVSTDYDISDRLYFEPLTLEDVLEITGLERPAGVIVQYGGQTPLKLAEGLAANGAPIVGTSPASIDLAEDRERFQRLIADLGLLQPPNRIAHNATDAVMLAEQTGYPLVVRPSYVLGGRAMEICHNREDLEVYMRIAVRVSDDSPILLDRFLSDAIEVDVDAVSDGQRVIIGGIMEHIEEAGVHSGDSACSLPPFGLSQTLQDELRRQTVALARALNVVGLMNVQFAIKDQAVYVLEVNPRASRTIPYVSKATARPLAKIAARVMMGHSLESQGIVSEVMPAYCSVKEAVFPFIKFPGVDTVLGPEMKSTGEVMGMGRSFGEAFAKSQIAAGAAIPGGGRLFISVRDRDRAAAVPIARYFADHGFDLLATRGTAAVLEASGLTVRAVNKVSEGRPHVVDMIKNDEIDIIVNTVADKQSMADSYLIRREALQHKVTNYTTLAAARAACEAHGHMQEFEVRCLQDLHKEIAHD comes from the coding sequence ATGCCAAGGCGCGACGACATCAAGAGCGTTCTCATCATAGGGGCCGGACCAATCGTCATCGGCCAGGGCTGCGAGTTCGATTATTCGGGCACCCAGGCCTGCCGGGCGCTGAAGGAGGAGGGGCTGCGCGTCATCCTCGTGAACTCCAATCCGGCGACCATCATGACCGATCCCGATCTCGCCGATGCCACCTACATCGAACCGATCAATTGGCGGGTGGTGGAGCGCATCATCGCCAAGGAGCGCCCGGATGCGCTGCTGCCGACCATGGGCGGGCAGACGGCGCTGAACTGCGCGCTCGATCTGGATCGCGAGGGGGTCCTGGAGCGTTACGGCGTGCGCATGATCGGCGCCTCCAAGGCGGCCATCGACAAGGCCGAGGATCGTGAACTCTTCAAGAAGGCGATGGAGTCCATCGGTCTCGGGGTTGCCAAGGGGGCCATCGCCCACAGCCTCGAGGAGGCCCTGCAGGTGCACGCCCTGGTGGGCTTCCCGGCGATCATTCGGCCGTCGTTTACGCTGGGCGGCAGCGGCGGCGGCATCGCCTACAATCGCGAGGAGTTCGTGCAGCTCTGCGAGCGCGGCCTGGATGCCTCGCCGACCCGTGAGTTGCTTATCGAGGAGTCCATCATCGGCTGGAAGGAGTTCGAGATGGAGGTCGTGCGTGATCGCCTGGACAACTGCATCATCGTCTGCGCGATCGAGAACATCGACCCCATGGGCGTGCATACCGGTGATTCCATCACCGTGGCCCCGGCGCAGACCCTCACGGACAAAGAGTACCAGAGGATGCGCGATGCCAGCATCGCGGTATTGCGCGAGATCGGCGTGGAGACCGGCGGATCGAACGTCCAGTTCGCGATCAATCCCAAGACCGGGCAGATGATCGTCATCGAGATGAATCCGCGCGTGTCGCGGTCATCGGCGCTCGCCTCGAAGGCCACGGGCTTTCCCATCGCCAAGATCGCCACCAAGCTCGCCATCGGCTATACGCTAGACGAGCTGCGCAACGAGATCACAGGCAAGGCCACGCCGGCGTCATTCGAGCCCAGCGTCGACTATGTGGTGACGAAGATCCCACGTTTTACCTTCGAGAAATTCCCCAAGGCCGACCCGACCCTGACCACCCAGATGAAGTCGGTGGGTGAGGCCATGGCGATCGGGCGCACCTTCCAGGAGTCGCTGCAGAAGGCCATGCGCAGCCTGGAGATCGGCAGTTACGGGTTCGAGCCGCGCGTCGACCGCGCGGGTGACCAGAAAACCATACGCGATCGTCTGGTTCAGGAGCTGAAGGTTCCTGGGGCGGAGCGCCTGTGGTATGTGGCCGACGCCCTGCGCGCCGGCTTCACGGTCGAGGAAGTGCATGATTTGACGCGCATCGATCCGTGGTTCGTGGCCCAGATCGCCGAAATCGTCAGGACTGAGGGTGAGATCGAGCAGCGCGGGGCGTCGGGAGCGCTGGTCGAGGCCGACGGGCCGCGCATGCGTGACTGGAAGCGCCGCGGATTCTCCGATTGCAGGATCGCGGTACTCCTTGGGCAGGACGAGGATGCCGTGCGCGCGTTCCGCCATGCGCACGGCATCCGGCCGGTCTATAAGAGAGTCGATTCATGCGCCGCCGAATTCGCGTCGGCCACCGCCTATATGTATTCGACCTATGAGGCGGAGTGCGAGGCAGGCCCCGAGGACCGGGCCAAGGTCATCGTGCTCGGCAGCGGGCCGAACCGCATCGGTCAGGGTATCGAATTCGATTATTGTTGCGTACACGCTTCGGTGGCATTGCGCGAGAGCGGTTACCAGACGATCATGGTCAACTGCAATCCGGAGACGGTGTCCACGGATTACGACATATCGGACAGGTTATATTTCGAGCCCCTGACACTCGAGGATGTGCTTGAAATCACGGGGCTTGAGCGGCCCGCCGGGGTGATTGTGCAATATGGCGGCCAGACACCCCTGAAGCTCGCGGAGGGGCTTGCGGCAAACGGCGCGCCGATCGTGGGCACGAGCCCGGCGTCCATCGATCTCGCCGAGGATCGCGAGCGTTTCCAGAGACTCATTGCCGACCTTGGGCTGCTCCAGCCGCCCAATCGCATCGCGCATAATGCCACCGATGCCGTTATGCTGGCCGAGCAGACCGGATACCCGCTGGTCGTACGGCCATCTTATGTGCTCGGCGGTCGCGCCATGGAGATCTGCCATAACCGGGAGGATCTCGAGGTCTACATGCGCATTGCGGTGCGGGTGTCCGACGACAGCCCCATTCTTCTCGACCGGTTCCTGAGCGACGCCATCGAGGTCGATGTGGACGCCGTCTCCGACGGACAGCGCGTGATCATCGGCGGCATCATGGAACATATCGAGGAGGCTGGTGTCCATTCCGGCGATTCGGCGTGTTCGCTGCCGCCCTTCGGACTTTCCCAGACGCTACAAGATGAGCTGCGCCGGCAGACGGTGGCGTTGGCGCGGGCCCTGAATGTGGTCGGCCTCATGAACGTGCAGTTTGCCATCAAGGATCAGGCGGTCTACGTCCTCGAGGTGAATCCGCGCGCATCACGCACCATACCGTATGTCTCGAAGGCCACGGCGCGGCCGCTTGCCAAGATCGCGGCACGCGTGATGATGGGGCATTCGCTCGAGAGCCAAGGGATCGTCTCGGAAGTGATGCCCGCCTACTGTTCGGTGAAGGAGGCGGTGTTCCCGTTCATCAAATTTCCAGGGGTCGATACCGTCCTTGGCCCGGAGATGAAGTCGACGGGTGAGGTGATGGGCATGGGTCGAAGTTTCGGCGAGGCGTTCGCCAAATCGCAGATCGCGGCGGGCGCCGCCATTCCGGGCGGTGGCCGGTTGTTCATAAGCGTGCGCGACCGGGATCGCGCGGCCGCGGTGCCGATCGCCCGCTACTTTGCCGATCACGGGTTCGATCTTTTGGCGACGCGCGGCACCGCGGCCGTGCTTGAGGCATCCGGCCTCACGGTGCGCGCGGTCAACAAGGTATCCGAAGGCCGGCCGCATGTCGTGGACATGATCAAAAATGACGAGATCGATATCATCGTCAATACCGTAGCTGACAAGCAGAGCATGGCCGACTCCTATCTGATCCGCCGTGAGGCCTTGCAGCATAAGGTGACGAACTATACGACGCTCGCGGCGGCGCGGGCGGCGTGCGAGGCGCACGGACACATGCAGGAGTTCGAGGTGCGATGTTTGCAGGACTTGCATAAGGAGATTGCGCATGATTAA
- the dapB gene encoding 4-hydroxy-tetrahydrodipicolinate reductase: MRIAVAGATGRMGRAVLAAVRGQADACLSGALVRAGDGACGRDAATLIGGAPFGVPVSDAPEEVIAGCDVLVDFTAPEASTHYAEICARLGKGAVIGTTGLSGAASERLRVLADRGRFVVAANMSVGVNLALHVLEIAARALPDADIEILEAHHRHKIDAPSGTALRLGEVAAAARGRRLVDVAVYDRHQERAPRVPGSIGFATLRAGEIVGEHRVYLALPSERLEIAHIADNREVFADGAMRAARFLMGRPHGLYDMQDVLGLR, translated from the coding sequence ATGAGGATTGCCGTGGCAGGCGCCACCGGTCGCATGGGTCGGGCGGTGCTCGCGGCCGTGCGCGGGCAGGCCGATGCGTGCCTCTCGGGGGCGCTCGTGCGCGCCGGCGATGGCGCCTGCGGACGGGATGCGGCGACCCTCATCGGCGGCGCGCCGTTCGGGGTGCCGGTATCGGATGCGCCCGAAGAGGTGATCGCGGGCTGTGATGTCCTGGTCGATTTCACGGCCCCCGAGGCGAGTACGCATTATGCGGAAATCTGCGCGCGGCTCGGGAAGGGCGCGGTCATCGGCACCACCGGGCTTTCGGGGGCGGCCAGCGAACGACTACGGGTCCTGGCCGACAGAGGCCGCTTTGTGGTGGCCGCCAACATGAGTGTGGGCGTAAACCTCGCCTTGCATGTGCTGGAGATCGCCGCCCGCGCCCTGCCCGACGCCGATATCGAGATCCTGGAGGCCCATCACCGCCACAAGATCGATGCCCCGTCGGGGACGGCGCTACGTCTGGGTGAAGTGGCGGCCGCCGCGCGAGGCCGGCGTCTGGTGGATGTGGCCGTGTACGACCGGCACCAGGAGCGCGCGCCGCGGGTCCCGGGCAGCATAGGTTTCGCGACCCTCCGTGCCGGGGAAATCGTGGGCGAGCATCGTGTGTACCTGGCGCTGCCTTCCGAGCGCCTCGAGATCGCCCATATCGCCGATAACCGCGAGGTGTTCGCCGACGGCGCCATGCGCGCCGCGCGCTTTCTGATGGGCCGTCCCCACGGTCTCTATGACATGCAGGACGTGCTCGGCCTGCGTTGA